In a genomic window of Flavobacterium lipolyticum:
- a CDS encoding MmcQ/YjbR family DNA-binding protein, whose amino-acid sequence MNLETYYEYCLSKKGVSEHFPFDEDTLVFKVGGKMFALSSLSQWEKNEPSVNLKCDPERAQELRAEYEEIKPGFHMSKVHWNTIALNGSLPTAFLKELIDHSYELVFKSLTKKIQNEIIELEN is encoded by the coding sequence ATGAATCTGGAAACGTACTACGAATATTGTCTTTCAAAAAAAGGAGTCAGCGAGCACTTCCCTTTTGACGAGGACACTTTGGTTTTTAAAGTTGGCGGAAAAATGTTCGCATTATCCTCCTTATCACAATGGGAAAAAAACGAACCCTCGGTTAACTTAAAATGTGATCCCGAACGTGCTCAGGAACTAAGAGCCGAATATGAAGAAATCAAACCCGGATTTCATATGAGCAAAGTGCACTGGAATACTATCGCTCTCAACGGAAGTTTACCAACCGCTTTCCTTAAAGAATTGATCGATCATTCGTATGAATTGGTTTTCAAAAGTTTGACAAAGAAAATTCAGAATGAAATTATCGAATTAGAAAATTAG
- a CDS encoding GxxExxY protein, whose protein sequence is MSENELSRIVFNSALKVHQALGPGLLESAYEECLFYELKKLGLSIEKQKALPLIYEEVKLDIGYRLDILVENKLILEIKSVDCLNEVHFAQLLTYLKLTNCKLGLLINFNVCLIKNGIRRVVNNL, encoded by the coding sequence ATGTCAGAAAATGAATTATCGCGAATTGTATTTAACAGTGCATTAAAAGTTCATCAGGCTTTGGGACCCGGACTTTTAGAAAGTGCTTATGAAGAATGTCTTTTTTATGAATTAAAAAAACTTGGCTTATCCATTGAAAAGCAAAAAGCCCTACCTTTAATTTATGAAGAAGTAAAATTAGATATTGGTTATCGTTTAGATATTTTAGTAGAAAATAAATTAATTTTGGAGATAAAGTCAGTCGATTGTTTAAATGAAGTTCATTTTGCTCAATTATTAACTTATTTAAAACTAACCAATTGCAAATTAGGTTTATTAATCAATTTCAATGTTTGTTTAATAAAAAATGGTATCAGGAGAGTAGTTAACAATCTTTAA
- a CDS encoding TonB-dependent receptor, which translates to MKKIYLVITLLFLALSSYAQKAIISGKVLDTDDKLPLPGAMIQIVGENKYTVTDYNGHFELLSINAGTYQLQVKYIGYTALTKEITVEQGKNNVIDFALKTSGTELNEVVVGDILKGQAKALNQQKNNKNIGNVISSDQMGRFPDANVGDALKRVPGITMQNDQGEARNIIIRGLAPSLNSVTLNGDRIPSAEGDNRNVQMDLIPSDMISTIEVNKTLTSDMDADAIGGSVNLITRATPNGERISATLAGGYLPIREHASYTAGLVYGNRFLDNKLGAVFSGSYNNVNYGSDNIENEWVKDKFGNEYLQASEIRKYDVQRIRRSGSVALDYKFDENNTIFANAIYNWRDDRENRFRTTYDDIQPIYNGGQITAFKGRVKRQTKGGSDNNRNKNSRLEDQRVQNYSIRGEHLIHSKLDLDWSANYAKAREYRPEERYIEYRQKGLDLTQNLSDIEFPLIATTGESLDKFKFQTATENTNETSESEFGAKINIRFPFTIIPSQKGRLRTGLRLRLKEKERNNNFFAYTPINTDMALLSQIPNSFYDGQNFNPGSKYVPGSFASANFLGSLDLNNAALFNKKADPSEFLAVNFNAKENIYAAYVRWDQDFNDKLSMVLGFRVENTHIDYTGNRVLDEEKLESQINTTNSYTNLLPSISFQYNATKDLVLRAAATTALARPDYYALAPYVNNIAAEKEITAGNPDLDATYSYNYDFMAENYFKSVGLISGGVFYKKLENFIYNYSDNQYTAAKFAADFPNQANPIPAGENWSFLQSRNGDTVDVYGFEVAFQRQLDFLPGKFLKGFGIYLNYTYTKSKAKGIADEDGNERNNISLPGTTPHMFNGSLSWENKRFSARVSTNFTSDYLDELGSESYKDSYYDKQFFLDANASFKITSKLRLFAEANNLTNQPLRYYQGVKTHTKQAEYYQARYNFGLKLDL; encoded by the coding sequence ATGAAAAAAATTTATTTAGTAATTACACTTCTGTTTTTAGCCTTATCTAGTTATGCTCAAAAGGCCATAATCTCAGGAAAAGTGCTGGATACAGATGACAAACTTCCTTTACCGGGAGCAATGATTCAAATTGTAGGTGAGAACAAATACACTGTTACAGATTACAACGGTCATTTTGAATTGCTTAGCATAAATGCAGGAACCTACCAGTTACAGGTAAAATATATTGGATACACCGCTCTCACAAAAGAAATTACAGTGGAACAGGGTAAAAACAACGTAATTGATTTTGCGCTTAAAACTTCGGGAACTGAATTGAACGAAGTTGTGGTGGGAGACATCTTAAAAGGTCAGGCAAAAGCCCTGAACCAACAAAAAAACAACAAAAACATTGGAAACGTAATCTCTTCTGACCAAATGGGGCGTTTTCCGGATGCCAACGTTGGGGATGCCTTAAAGCGTGTTCCGGGAATCACGATGCAAAACGATCAGGGTGAAGCCCGTAACATCATTATCCGCGGACTTGCCCCTTCATTGAACTCTGTTACCTTAAATGGAGATCGAATTCCATCGGCAGAAGGAGACAACAGAAATGTACAAATGGATTTGATTCCATCGGATATGATTTCGACAATCGAAGTCAACAAAACCTTAACTTCCGATATGGATGCAGATGCTATTGGAGGTTCTGTAAACCTGATCACAAGAGCTACACCAAATGGAGAGAGAATTTCTGCAACACTGGCCGGAGGTTATCTTCCAATCCGCGAACATGCTTCTTATACAGCGGGATTGGTTTATGGAAATCGTTTTCTCGACAATAAACTGGGAGCTGTTTTCAGCGGATCTTATAACAATGTGAATTACGGATCTGATAATATTGAGAACGAATGGGTAAAAGATAAATTCGGAAATGAATACTTACAGGCATCCGAGATTAGAAAATACGATGTACAGCGTATTCGTCGCAGCGGATCTGTGGCATTAGATTACAAATTTGATGAAAATAACACCATTTTTGCCAATGCCATTTACAACTGGAGAGACGATAGAGAAAATCGTTTCAGAACTACTTATGATGATATTCAGCCCATTTATAATGGTGGACAAATTACAGCTTTTAAAGGCCGTGTAAAACGTCAAACCAAAGGCGGGTCTGACAATAATCGTAATAAAAACAGCCGTTTAGAAGACCAACGTGTTCAGAATTATTCGATTCGTGGAGAACATTTAATCCACTCTAAACTGGATTTGGACTGGTCGGCCAATTATGCAAAAGCCAGAGAATACCGTCCGGAAGAACGTTATATCGAATACCGCCAAAAAGGTTTGGACTTAACTCAGAATCTATCTGATATCGAATTTCCGTTAATCGCAACCACCGGAGAGTCGCTGGACAAATTCAAGTTCCAAACAGCTACCGAAAATACAAATGAAACCAGTGAAAGTGAATTTGGAGCAAAAATTAATATTCGCTTCCCTTTTACTATTATACCATCTCAAAAAGGTAGATTAAGAACCGGACTCCGTCTTCGATTGAAAGAAAAAGAAAGAAACAACAATTTCTTTGCCTACACACCAATCAATACTGATATGGCTTTGCTGTCGCAGATTCCAAACAGTTTCTATGACGGTCAAAACTTTAATCCGGGTAGTAAATATGTTCCGGGTAGTTTTGCCTCGGCTAATTTCTTAGGAAGTTTAGATTTAAACAACGCTGCGTTATTCAACAAAAAAGCAGATCCATCAGAATTCTTAGCAGTAAATTTTAATGCCAAAGAAAACATTTATGCCGCTTATGTAAGATGGGATCAGGATTTTAACGATAAACTGTCTATGGTTTTAGGTTTTAGAGTAGAAAACACTCATATTGATTATACCGGAAACCGTGTTTTGGATGAAGAAAAATTAGAAAGTCAAATCAACACGACCAACTCTTACACTAATTTATTGCCAAGTATTTCATTCCAATACAACGCTACCAAAGACTTAGTTTTAAGAGCTGCCGCTACAACCGCTTTGGCCAGACCGGACTATTATGCTTTGGCTCCATATGTAAACAATATTGCTGCCGAAAAAGAAATTACAGCCGGAAACCCGGATCTTGATGCCACTTACTCGTACAATTATGATTTCATGGCCGAAAACTATTTCAAATCTGTCGGACTAATTTCAGGAGGTGTTTTCTATAAAAAACTGGAAAATTTCATTTACAATTATAGCGACAACCAATACACTGCTGCAAAATTTGCTGCTGATTTCCCAAACCAGGCAAATCCAATTCCGGCAGGTGAAAACTGGTCGTTTTTACAATCCAGAAACGGAGACACTGTTGATGTTTATGGCTTTGAAGTCGCTTTTCAGCGTCAGTTGGATTTCCTTCCGGGGAAATTCCTTAAAGGATTTGGTATTTATCTGAACTATACCTATACCAAATCTAAAGCAAAAGGAATTGCAGATGAAGATGGAAACGAAAGAAACAACATTAGCCTTCCGGGAACTACTCCGCATATGTTTAACGGCTCTTTATCCTGGGAAAACAAACGTTTCTCTGCCAGAGTATCGACCAATTTCACTTCAGATTATTTAGATGAATTGGGTTCAGAATCTTATAAAGACAGTTATTACGACAAACAATTTTTCTTAGACGCAAACGCTTCATTCAAAATTACATCAAAGCTTCGTCTTTTTGCTGAAGCAAACAACTTAACCAATCAGCCTTTGCGTTACTATCAGGGAGTTAAGACACATACCAAACAAGCAGAGTACTATCAGGCCCGATACAATTTCGGCTTGAAACTTGACTTATAA
- a CDS encoding PH domain-containing protein, translating into MKEQFKKFLNEEQDPKAIEKITSKLNDLLMKNEEIGYIAVQKKPAITVFPDSIILTNKRIIICKPKNLGLSMDFTDYTWDDITSTFVKENILGSEFSFGTKTDLTISIDYIPKTQARKIYTYAKEQLDLLKNPATPETPITEATPIVEDDFEDDVEEVETEEVTSFAEILPVTATPYETFEHIQPAPTSTGERKLSDLSKEELFDKLQNYKKLLDNGLIMQGEYDTYKKEILSYM; encoded by the coding sequence ATGAAAGAACAATTTAAAAAATTTCTGAACGAAGAACAAGACCCTAAAGCGATTGAAAAAATCACTTCGAAGCTCAATGATTTATTGATGAAAAACGAAGAAATCGGGTACATTGCGGTTCAAAAAAAACCTGCAATTACTGTTTTTCCGGATAGCATAATCTTAACCAACAAACGTATTATTATCTGCAAACCTAAAAACTTAGGTTTATCAATGGATTTTACAGATTATACCTGGGATGATATAACAAGCACTTTTGTAAAAGAAAACATTTTAGGTTCTGAATTCTCATTTGGCACCAAAACTGATCTGACCATTTCGATCGATTATATTCCGAAAACTCAGGCCAGAAAAATTTATACATATGCTAAAGAGCAATTGGATTTGTTAAAAAATCCAGCAACTCCTGAGACTCCAATAACTGAAGCAACACCAATCGTTGAAGATGATTTTGAAGACGACGTAGAAGAAGTTGAAACAGAAGAAGTGACCAGTTTTGCCGAGATTTTGCCTGTTACCGCTACTCCTTATGAAACTTTTGAACATATTCAACCCGCTCCAACGTCTACAGGAGAACGTAAATTAAGTGACTTATCCAAAGAAGAACTTTTTGATAAACTTCAGAATTATAAAAAACTGCTTGACAATGGTTTAATCATGCAAGGGGAATATGACACTTATAAGAAAGAGATATTAAGTTATATGTAA
- a CDS encoding DUF4407 domain-containing protein, with the protein MLKQFFILCSGADRDLLEGCSNGEQTKYVGIGATVFFTAVMAFLASAYALFTVFDFLYPALAFGFVWGLLIFNLDRFIVSTIKKRDRFMDEFIQATPRIILAIIIAIVISKPLEIKIFEKEINTVLLKEKNEMELANKKQVGNYFKSDLDKNKAEIAALKNDILTKEKEVNALYSTYITEAEGTSGTKKLGKGPVYKEKRDKHDAALKELAALKTANEAKIAEKEKTGKQLQTDLDKKVTQTQPIIEGFDGLMARINALNKLPWLPSFFIMLLFLAIETSPIIAKLLAPKGEFDFKQEEAETAMKATLEQNKYQRELLVRTSAEMHDKVYADIAGDRGLFDLQRKNAKELLELQSNSFVEKQKATL; encoded by the coding sequence ATGTTAAAACAATTTTTTATCCTTTGCTCCGGAGCCGATCGGGATCTGCTCGAAGGCTGTTCAAATGGCGAACAAACCAAATACGTTGGTATTGGCGCCACGGTTTTTTTTACTGCCGTTATGGCTTTTCTGGCCAGTGCTTATGCGCTTTTTACCGTTTTTGACTTTCTTTATCCGGCCTTAGCTTTTGGATTTGTCTGGGGCTTGCTCATCTTTAATCTGGACCGATTTATCGTTTCGACGATTAAAAAAAGAGATCGTTTTATGGATGAATTTATTCAGGCGACTCCCAGAATTATATTGGCTATTATTATAGCAATTGTAATTTCGAAACCTCTGGAAATTAAAATTTTCGAAAAAGAAATCAATACCGTTTTATTGAAAGAAAAAAATGAGATGGAATTGGCGAACAAAAAGCAGGTAGGTAATTATTTCAAATCAGATTTAGATAAAAACAAGGCTGAGATTGCTGCTTTGAAAAATGATATTCTGACGAAAGAAAAAGAAGTAAATGCTTTGTACTCTACTTATATCACGGAAGCTGAAGGGACTTCGGGAACGAAGAAACTGGGGAAAGGACCGGTTTATAAGGAAAAACGAGATAAACATGATGCGGCTTTAAAAGAGCTTGCAGCTTTAAAGACTGCTAACGAAGCAAAAATTGCCGAGAAAGAAAAAACAGGAAAACAATTACAGACTGACTTAGATAAAAAAGTCACGCAGACACAGCCCATCATTGAAGGTTTTGACGGATTAATGGCGCGCATTAATGCCTTGAATAAGTTACCTTGGCTTCCTTCATTTTTTATCATGCTGTTGTTTTTGGCAATTGAGACTTCTCCAATTATAGCAAAATTACTGGCTCCTAAAGGCGAATTCGATTTCAAACAGGAAGAAGCCGAAACGGCTATGAAAGCGACTTTGGAACAGAATAAATACCAGCGTGAATTATTGGTGAGAACCAGTGCCGAAATGCACGATAAAGTATACGCTGATATTGCCGGAGACAGAGGTCTTTTTGATTTACAGCGTAAAAATGCAAAAGAGTTACTGGAGCTGCAATCGAATAGTTTTGTAGAGAAGCAGAAAGCTACTTTGTAA
- a CDS encoding DUF4260 domain-containing protein, producing the protein MKTILKLEELGMFILGIYLFSLLNYQWWWFLVFILAPDFSMTGYLFNSKIGALSYNLFHHKGIAIIIYTLGCYLKIEYIQLIGIILFSHAAMDRFFGYGLKYQKGFKYTHLGEIGK; encoded by the coding sequence ATGAAAACAATACTCAAACTTGAAGAACTGGGAATGTTTATTCTCGGAATCTATTTATTTAGCCTTTTAAACTATCAGTGGTGGTGGTTTTTAGTCTTCATTCTGGCTCCTGATTTTTCTATGACGGGTTATCTATTTAATTCCAAAATTGGTGCTTTATCCTACAACCTGTTCCACCATAAAGGAATTGCAATAATAATTTATACCTTAGGTTGTTATTTAAAAATAGAATACATCCAACTTATCGGAATCATTTTGTTCTCTCATGCTGCGATGGATCGTTTTTTCGGTTATGGTTTGAAATATCAAAAAGGTTTTAAGTATACACATTTAGGTGAAATTGGTAAATAA
- a CDS encoding GNAT family N-acetyltransferase — MITVSTDKSKLDVPFIQNFLKDIYWAAGRTIEEVQTTIDASVCFGIYLNDEQIGFARVITDYVVFGYVMDVFITEEQRGKGYSSILVEHMMNDPQLKKIQIWRLATTDAHFLYEKFGFSALQHPEKMMEKKIS, encoded by the coding sequence ATGATAACCGTTTCAACAGATAAAAGCAAACTTGATGTTCCATTTATCCAAAATTTCCTGAAAGACATTTACTGGGCTGCCGGAAGAACTATCGAAGAGGTCCAAACAACAATAGATGCTTCGGTTTGTTTTGGCATTTATCTTAATGATGAACAAATTGGTTTTGCAAGAGTCATTACTGATTATGTTGTTTTTGGCTATGTAATGGATGTTTTTATTACCGAAGAACAACGTGGCAAAGGATATTCCTCTATTTTGGTAGAACACATGATGAACGATCCACAGCTCAAAAAAATTCAGATTTGGAGGTTAGCCACCACTGATGCTCACTTTTTATATGAGAAATTTGGTTTTAGTGCTTTACAACATCCCGAAAAAATGATGGAAAAGAAGATATCATGA
- a CDS encoding cyclase family protein yields MIAKINNFEIDLSKPIDISIPLTNTDENPIAWYIEKPVIEPVVFGDWIGKVSEGKSSTNFNNIFFNPHGHGTHTECLGHITNDFFSINQCLKQFFFTAQLITVEPEKMGDDLVITKEHISASLNVTNISASLNETHTPTSLNGTHTPTSLNGTNDLASPSKTIEALIIRTLPNQKDKKSTKYSNTNPPYLSEEAAIFIRESEIQHLLIDLPSVDREHDEGKLLAHKAFWNVKDTHNLNSDARLNATITEMIFVSDEIEDGAYILNLQIASFENDASPSKPILFQISNLTS; encoded by the coding sequence ATGATAGCAAAAATCAACAACTTCGAAATCGACTTATCAAAACCCATTGATATTTCAATTCCGTTAACCAATACTGACGAAAACCCGATTGCCTGGTACATCGAAAAACCAGTCATTGAACCAGTCGTTTTTGGTGATTGGATTGGGAAGGTTTCTGAAGGAAAATCATCTACTAATTTCAATAATATTTTCTTCAACCCTCACGGGCATGGAACGCATACGGAGTGTTTGGGACATATTACGAATGACTTTTTCAGTATCAATCAGTGCTTAAAGCAATTTTTCTTTACTGCCCAACTGATTACAGTTGAGCCCGAAAAAATGGGTGATGATTTAGTAATTACGAAAGAACACATTTCGGCTTCGCTCAATGTGACAAATATTTCGGCTTCGCTCAATGAGACACATACTCCAACTTCGCTCAATGGGACTCATACTCCAACTTCGCTCAATGGGACAAATGATTTGGCTTCACCCAGCAAAACAATTGAAGCTTTAATTATTAGAACACTTCCAAATCAAAAGGATAAAAAATCAACGAAATATTCCAATACCAATCCGCCCTATTTATCAGAAGAAGCGGCAATTTTCATCCGCGAAAGCGAAATTCAGCATTTATTGATTGATTTACCAAGTGTTGACAGAGAACATGATGAGGGAAAATTACTGGCACACAAAGCGTTTTGGAATGTAAAAGACACCCACAATCTCAATTCCGACGCGCGATTAAACGCAACCATTACCGAAATGATTTTTGTTTCGGATGAAATCGAAGACGGAGCCTATATACTAAATCTCCAAATTGCTTCGTTTGAAAATGATGCAAGTCCAAGCAAACCAATATTATTTCAGATTTCAAATCTTACAAGCTAA